A single region of the Strigops habroptila isolate Jane chromosome 3, bStrHab1.2.pri, whole genome shotgun sequence genome encodes:
- the NUDT5 gene encoding ADP-sugar pyrophosphatase isoform X1 produces the protein MAAETSTEVPKPARQFVLKEEVIAERKWLKLEETTYTDPFGKTRTWETVKRTSNKKGVSADGVAVIAVLQRTLHYDCIVLVKQFRPPINGYCLEFPAGLIEENETAESAALRELEEETGYKGEVIECTPALCLDPGLSNSTTHIVSVTINGDDAENTRPKQKLDDGEFVEVISIPKNDLLQRIDELVAEEHLAVDARVYTYALALKHATEKPLQVPFMK, from the exons ATGGCAGCTGAGACATCCACAGAAGTTCCAAAACCTGCTAGACAGTTCGTCCTGAAGGAAGAG GtaattgcagaaagaaaatggttgAAGCTTGAAGAAACAACTTACACTGATCCCTTTGGTAAAACCAG AACTTGGGAAACTGTAAAGCGTACTAGCAACAAAAAGGGGGTCTCAGCTGATG GTGTCGCAGTGATAGCGGTGCTACAGAGAACCCTCCACTACGACTGCATTGTCCTCGTGAAGCAGTTCAGGCCCCCAATTAATGGCTATTGCTTGGAATTTCCTGCAG GCCTCATTGAGGAAAATGAGACTGCAGAAAGCGCTGCGTTGCgagagctggaggaagaaacagGGTACAAGGGGGAGGTCATTGAATGTACTCCAg CTCTCTGCTTGGACCCGGGTTTGTCAAACAGCACCACGCACATTGTGAGCGTCACCATTAACGGGGATGATGCTGAGAACACGAGACCTAAGCAAAAACTGG ATGATGGAG AATTTGTGGAAGTTATTTCAATTCCAAAGAACGACCTACTGCAAAGAATTGATG agctGGTAGCAGAAGAGCACCTGGCAGTGGATGCCAGGGTTTACACCTATGCATTGGCCCTCAAGCATGCAACAGAAAAACCACTTCAAGTCCCTTTTATGAAGTGA
- the NUDT5 gene encoding ADP-sugar pyrophosphatase isoform X2, which yields MAAETSTEVPKPARQFVLKEEVIAERKWLKLEETTYTDPFGKTRTWETVKRTSNKKGVSADGVAVIAVLQRTLHYDCIVLVKQFRPPINGYCLEFPAGLIEENETAESAALRELEEETGYKGEVIECTPALCLDPGLSNSTTHIVSVTINGDDAENTRPKQKLDDGGTLGNCSHWQQGQE from the exons ATGGCAGCTGAGACATCCACAGAAGTTCCAAAACCTGCTAGACAGTTCGTCCTGAAGGAAGAG GtaattgcagaaagaaaatggttgAAGCTTGAAGAAACAACTTACACTGATCCCTTTGGTAAAACCAG AACTTGGGAAACTGTAAAGCGTACTAGCAACAAAAAGGGGGTCTCAGCTGATG GTGTCGCAGTGATAGCGGTGCTACAGAGAACCCTCCACTACGACTGCATTGTCCTCGTGAAGCAGTTCAGGCCCCCAATTAATGGCTATTGCTTGGAATTTCCTGCAG GCCTCATTGAGGAAAATGAGACTGCAGAAAGCGCTGCGTTGCgagagctggaggaagaaacagGGTACAAGGGGGAGGTCATTGAATGTACTCCAg CTCTCTGCTTGGACCCGGGTTTGTCAAACAGCACCACGCACATTGTGAGCGTCACCATTAACGGGGATGATGCTGAGAACACGAGACCTAAGCAAAAACTGG ATGATGGAGGTACGTTGGGTAACTGCTCCCATTGGCAGCAAGGTCAAGAGTGA